Genomic DNA from Ctenopharyngodon idella isolate HZGC_01 chromosome 1, HZGC01, whole genome shotgun sequence:
GTAAACATTCAAAATGATGAACCAATCATTATATCAGTTGGAATGTAGATCAGCTTATTCAAGGCAAAAAGCCTAAACTCAAATCTGCAAATACTAGACATATCACCACATTCCAAAACAAATCTTTCAGTACCAGGTGGTGGAATGAGAAGAATTCCCCTTCTGAGCCGAGTGCTGTAATatggtttgttttatgtttgcatTATGTGTGACTGGAGGCCCATTTCTTCAGTCTCacctttaaaaaatatcttttgtttACACAGCCTTGGACACGTACAAAGAGTCAAGAAAACTACAGGTGGAATATAGGTGCATTCACGCCGCGTCGCAATTACCGTAATGATTCTGTAAAAAGAATGAACTGTAAAAAGCCTTCATGTATTTGTAGAACTTGTAATTAACTtgtaattttctgagagctacgAGTTGTAGGCCTACCATGTGGCCGCTGTAACATCTAACCACTGCAGATttaaggtgtgttcgacttgaagcaaCGCTGGGCGCCTTCAGGATTTTATCTCAGGGTACGCACAGAACTAGTAAactacttttttgttgtttttgttgttgttgttgtttttgttgttgtttttgctgtCCGCAAAACGCTATTGCGTTGGTGAGAACGATCTAATGCTGTCCAAATCGACTGATCGACTGTCTCTTTCCTGTTCACGCACTTAGAGAAActgattcacatttttttaacattatctcTGAGCGGCTTTGTCCTGAAATGTGCGTACGTATTGTTTTTAGAGAATTGTGATTAACGAACAACAAAGCCTCATTTTCTTTCCCTTCACGTGAATGCTTCAGTTTGCGTGTTGGAATGTTTGAACCCAGACCACTACGAAGTTCAAATCCatttactaacattttaaatagcctatataacaaaaaaatatattacattgtgtATATGTTCTGTCCTATAACcggtaaaacaataaaataacagcacAATTTACTTGCCTTAAACAACTCAGAAGgtaatattagtattattataattattgttttttgttgttacatttaatttattgccacactttaatatgtgaattgtattatcagaaaactgaactcatttagCGTCATCAGGCTTTTATTTGTGCTTAATGGATAAAACAACGGAGCTGCGCACTTGGGTTTATGGCTGCTGTACATTTTACCCGTTACAAGATGGCACTGTTTTCGACACTCTTAATGCTCTGAAACTTTTCCCGAAACATTCAGAGAAAAGCTTCAAATATTTAAGACGTTTCATTTCTCCATCCCTACTCAATAGTTTTAGGCCTTTTGcaaatgtttcaatcaagttTAGCTGTTTTAAAGAGCGTTTAAACATGTTGAGCTTGTTTTGTTAAATCtgtagtaatattttttatgtgtagAAAAAGTGACGAAACTAAACtatccaatcagatttcttttcacccatATCCCCCACGCCCACCcatgcacacacataaacacatttgactttacaacacacaaacgcacacctttatttattctcattctctcttgctttcttaATATGTCATGAGTGTGCACAgaaagattttaataatcaatttaaaaattatgtaaaaaaataaaaacggcatTAATTAGCGCCCTCTCATGGTACGCACAGTGCGTACAGCCGTACGGCTGCAGGCGCCACTGACGCTGTACAGACCAATCAGTGCATGACATcgaagtaccgcgagagcgattcaaaagcatatgGAGCTTTAtttacggtaattacgacatggcatTAACACAGCATATATAGCAAGTGACACATGCAAATCGCTACATATTTaatggtcattttttaaaaatatatttatcatcaTAAAACTTAAATTATTGAGTAAATCAGTTTGCTTTGCCAAGATATTTTGTCCACTTGTTGGAGAATAGGAACATTCCACAGAGATAAAGCACAACTCTTCATACTTCGTCTCTGAATGATGGACAATCCAGTGGAATGTTTTAACTTTAAACCTGTTTCTCCAAGTAGATGTCAAGATTTATGGGAATGTTAGAGAAAAGAATGGGTGAACCCTTCAGAATGAGTGGTTTGAAAGTAATAGCTTTGTTTATGCCttgttcatgttgtttatgcaACAAGAAAATCctcattaaatgtgtttttgcattaCACTGGGAAAGTACTATTAGATTTAATGTATATTAGGTCATTGACCTCATTCAAAGCAGCTTAAAGATgcttatttttacaataaatctcACTGTAAATTCCAGTTGTCAAATTAATTTGCCCAAGTGTTTTTTCAGACATGACAATGATTAAAGGATACACAAATCTATGCATGCAACTGGTTCTAGCATTgaataatataatgttaatatgccAGCCTATTTCAGCTATTTAAAGTTGATAAAAAGTATAATAACTTAATAATAACTTAAACACAGAGCACAGCATAACCGACATAAAAACCAAATACCAGCAGGCCCCAAAAATAATACTATATGAACATAACtaaataacaaaacacattactgtacattattttaataacactttGAATGCCCCTTTTCCAATAAAgtattattcaattattattattattattgattacttattaaaacatttatctaaaagtaaaagtataaataaaaaatataaatataaaataagccttattaaatataacttttcttcataaattaTATGGTATTTCATACTTTTTTAACttctaaaacactttttacattaaaatgcattgtcttttaaaatacaataccATTTTATCATTCATGGTAAAGTAACTTTTAGTGTAGCACTTTTACATTCTTCTTAAAATTGCATGTTTACAATGTAGATAATTTATTCAAGCAGATAAATAAACCTCACATGACAGTTCAGATGGTAAGTCTCAATACAAACTGCAATTTGAATTTGCAAATGCACCTTACTGGCATGTTCAGTATGGAGAAGGTTTGCATATTTCGGCACCTACACATCATCACTGTGTTGAAATAATTCACTGGTACTATACTTTCACCTACTTTATTCCTCAAAAAACAACTTGGCAGCTTTCTTCCCCTGGCTGTTGAGCAAGGGTCCCCGTGTGATGCCATTTGTTCAGGCTTACCTATGCACTTGATCTCGAAGCCCCGCGGTGGTTTGAGGGCCCTCCGTGTCCATCCTTCCCTCAGGACCTCCAAATGATCCTCCTTGCCTTGAATGAGCAGAACATGTTCATCTATCCAGCCCAAGAAGAAGGTCTCCGATATGGCGTCCGTGACTTTCTTATTCCAGAAGTGCTGCATGTTCTCCGCTTTGAAGTCGGCGAATATCTCATAGCCGGTGTGATGGTGCTGAAGCTTCTCCGTGACCGCGGCTGCTTCCTCCGTGCTGACCCGCGACAGCACTATGGCCAGGGAATGGGGCGCTATCTGCAGGAACTTCTCCATTCTCCGGCGCGTTTCACACACAGGCCACGGCGTGGATTGCGACCCTGTCCAATGCTCCGCGGCTCTCACACGGTGTTTTATTGCGCACCTTATTGAATTTCCAAAACGAACACATTGCACcgtatttcagtttatttccaGGAGCCGAAGCGCTGCGCGTGACGGCGGAGGGTCCACCAGCATGATACGCGAGAGAGACGCCAATGTCATTTATTCATCAAACAAACGCTTGCAACGCCGCGTTCTGTACTGTGCGCCCATAGCCCGATGCCAGTGGTCCGTTGGGCAATATTAACCAGGCACTGCACTGATGGGCAAAACAGCTGAGCTGAATGATCAATCGATCTGTCTGTACTAATAGATCTCAACCTGCCTCTTTCCACACCTCTCCCGCGACATTCTACGCATACGGCCGAAAGCAAGCGAGACCGATTCCTCCACCATCGAGGCCTCTTGAGCGGTGGGTTGATCGATCACTGCATTCATCGGTGATGTTTGCTGGCCATAAAGCGCAGGAGATGACTTCATCCCTTCTTATTCATGTCTTCATTTGGTGCACTCCGAGGTTGCCTCCCAGTCGGTCTATACACTATATGGGGCGTTCATATAGACCGTAGGCTTTCTGATGTCACACTCGCAGCCGAAGAGGTTAACTCGTCTCGGAGGCGTCGGGCTCTTGTCCCTGACGCCTTGCGCTTGGTGTCCGGTGCGGCGGATTAGATTGGACGTGTCGACAGAGAGCGCGCGGATCACCAGATGTTTTCCTGACTCCACCTACAGGCGGCCTTCAAAACATCGCGAGTATAGTGCACGAGCCTCGCAACAGGTGAACATGGGAAAAGCAGAACGAGTGCTGGCGGTCACAGACTAACTCAATGAACTTTTACACTTTATAAGAGAGAAAAATGATGGGGTGGACTCGAAAGAGAGGATATGTCtgtattgtttgttttggtttttttgctGCGTTTAACCGGCTCATTTCTTGTATTCGGTGCCTTTTCTGAATAGGCTAAGGCATAATGTTAACTGATAATTAACATAATGAACTATACTATAATTAAAAAGAGCAAATacgttttattattattattattattattattattattatttaatataggcTTATTACACAATGTTCTGGGTCcaatacaaaaacattaaacctaTTTAAATCGTTTTGATTTAGGCCTATTGGacaatgatggatggatggatggatggatggatttatttatttatttatttgtcttctAGGCTGTACCCATCCTATTTAAGTTATTCATCATACATAATATGCAATTGTTTCTTAGCAAACAATAGAAATATGCACTTTCTAATGTGAAATATAGACTTActtttcaaaaggtttttaGGAATGTTTATCAAATAATATCAAAAAGTGTTCATAAGTTCATAGAAGTCTGTTATAGGCTAAAAGTATTTGTCCATAACAATCAATGCAAACATTTTGTTAGTCAAGTATTGTTTAAAATCTTTCTGTAGGAATTAGGTCATTAAGCTTGACATAAGACTTTGAAAAGTTTGATATGAAAACTTTAATATGTCTATGTGTATCATTAAACATAAAGacatgtttcctttttttttttttccccaaaagttTCACTGCTCAAAAGGTACTGAAGTGTAGAAATGCCCCAGTCACAACTATGGTGGTGAtaacttttttccccctagatattaacattaattacattattaattgACATTAATAAACCCAGTCAACATATAGCATAGCATTCATCTttatgattaatttttttttttttttagctgaaaTAGATAATTACGTTCTTAACTTTATCAATAATTGAAAAACTAAGAAAAATgtgggaatttttttttcttacattttttttttttcaggtaggcAGTATGAGTTTGTGGGCTGTTATCTGAAAAGAATTTGGCCTTGTTTGCATTTGTGTGAGCTTCTTTTCTGCCTTAATCAGATATCGTGTACACAAGGGCATCCAAGCATTGGTGTCAGCTTTCAGTTCCCAAGTTCCCAGGGTGTTTCCTCTTATTTAGTTATTCACTAGAAAGAACAAGACttaatcttttaaaatcttCACCCAGGGTTGCAATTGTTTGGTTAAAAAGGGATTTCTTTACACACTCCCTCAAGTCAACTTCAGTATAGAAACAAATTATGTGCTGTGTTTAATATTATATGGTTAGTACTTGAGTAGTAATCAGGATTACTTATTAACTGACATCAGAATTCATAGATAATTTGAAAAGCTAACTTAACAAATCCTTGGTTGTAGAGTAATCCTGATTACTATGTAACTCAGAATAAATATACATTCTCAACTAATGATCACCATTTGTAATGCCTGAATGACTTGGTGACCAAACATGCTTTGTTCAATTATATAGGCAGGTTGTACTTTAAAACTGCTCTCTGAGTGTCTTCTTACAAAATGTGATTTCTTTTTTCAGACATTACAGTAAAATGAGCTGTTaattaaaagcttttttgttgttttgaacttCAAAAAGGGGTTTGAAACAAAAGCAGTCGAGAACCAATGATGCCTTTATGGTGACATCTGCTGGCAGGACTTTTATTTATACTCTTCAAAAAAATATGTGATTTAATGTAGTCTTACGACTTGCTATGTATTTTTTGGGGGCAGTTCATAATACAAGATTATGAGATTATTTATATGTCTGTCTGCTGCACATATATCTTTTTTAGCCAATTTTCTCAAAAATGTTCATAGACTAATTAGGTCCCAATCATTTAATTAGATACATTTCTACCAACACCTCATCATAAACCTCCAAAAATTAACTTACCTCATCAGCACAGCAAAAACTTTACGTAGTTGCATATTTGCAAGGacttttcattaatattttctcTACCAACAGctccttttttaattatttaactgGACTTTCACATCTAAATTGAGAACCAAATTCTACCATTAGCATAATCATAACATTACTGTCTCTTatacagtgttgggtaagttactctaaatAAAGTAATTCATTGTAGCTACTAATTACACCATTAACAGAGTAATTACTACACTAATTACTCTAAAAAGTATTgtattacttattactaatgttctaaatcccatatcaacctcgaacagttgaacaatacaaggatagaaatgaaactgctcttttaattctttcaaagaAATCATATAAAATTGCATGAATTATTCTTGAACCTCCCTTAAAAggaaggttacattaaaaacatacattttaacataaattttgatgttaaatccactattgttttatataatattgttctatagtctaaaaagtatttaatgcaattacatcagaagtaactaatttaaataaatgacagaaaattaagAGTAATCTCTTACCTTACTTTTGCAAGTTGAAGTAATTGATTACTTAGTAAAgagttacacccaacactgctcTTATATATGAGTCAAAAGCTTGGACACACCTACTCGATCTTTTTttgtactattttctacattttagaAGAATGgtaaacacaaaacaatgaaataacaaaaatgaaacGCTAAATTCTTCTTCAAAGTAGTCACTCTGTCTCGGTACCAGCTGCTGGGATGCTTTCATGTAATGAAGAAGCTCCCGTATGCTGCTTCTCCTTCACTATTTAGTccaatcaatgttttttttaatatattttaattaaaattttggtTTTGTAAAAAGATTCATATATGTgtatgatttatattttaagaacAAGCCTTTATATGAAAAGTTTTTAAAGGAGAAACAAATTCAAGAGTGCCTAAACTTCTGCATAGTAGTGTAGTCAAGCTAATTCTTGATATGCAGACAATATTGTCTATAtatctgaatttttttatattattcacTTGACAAGCAGATTAGAGACATAACAAGcactgatttatttaaatagatgaaactttaaaaaaaagaaagaaaaaaaaaaaaattttaacaaaaacatcACTCCAAAAACAGTAACAAAGAAAATGAATTTGTTCTCTCACTGGAAGACATTTCAGaggtgtgtttttatatatattttctaaaatgtggaacaaaagaacAAGATATGAAAAAGAAATGTGTTGACAATGTTCATCAAACCCTGTGCATTGATCACACTCCTCTTTTTTAACAACAAGTATTACCCTGGACTGGGTGACCTCCAACATATTTTAAACTCTTGAGGCTTTCTGAAATCAACAGTTAAGAGGAAAAAAGGCTTAGAAAAGAACTCTTCATTGTCTTAGGGACATTAGTGGCAGTATCTTAAACATCTGTGTTTCCAGGGTTAATTACATCTGTTGGTCATTTTCGAACTTAATGCAAAAGCAACAACAGCACCTGTTTGGAAACTTTTCAGCTAAGTGCATGAGGAGAACCTTTTAACATAAGTTAAACACAAAAATCGCCAATCCCCACACAGGCATATTTTCACTTAGACAATCTTCTGTAAGGCACTACCTGGACCGCCTATCCTTCTTGGCCCTATCTGCACTTTTTTCCATAGTCTTTTCACTGTCACCCCTGCATTTGGGGCAATACCATTTACCCTTGGGCTTGTAGGTGAGTCCAACACAGGAAAAATGGAACCACTCAATAGGACATTGCTCATTGTCGCAGCCAATCATCTCACCATAGGACACCTGTTCACAGAGGCAGTAGGTGGGCTCGTTGGGATCGATGGTGAACTCCACCGGCGATGCTTCTCGCTCCTGCTTGGCCTTGGAACGCTTCTTCTTCTTGGCCGACTTGGACTTTTTCTCACGGGGCTGCTGCGGAGGCTCTTCTCCCAGGTCCTCCAGGGCACCATTGGCACAAGTGTCACGGCTCTCGCTGTTGCGCTGACGTCTGGGTCGCCGTGCCGAAGAGCGCTCGGGCATAACATTTGTGGAGGTGCTTGCGGGGTCATGCCTCACCTTCTCCGCCGGTCGTTCTGTGTCTCCCGGCTCCAAAAAGCAGGGCGAGTGGGCCTCGATCTGACGCGAGCGGTTTTCCACCACCTCCATCATCTGTGTGACCACATGGATTTTCTCATCTCCCAACTCCTGACTGCTGATGAGTGCCCGCTGCAACTGAATCTGCAGCCGCTTGCGCTGCCCACTGTCAGTCTCCTTTTTGTACTTATCATATATCTCATCCACCTCCTTGAGGACCTCTGAGTGGCACAGGAAAAAAGGAGAAAGATTAAGTGAGGTCGCCGCATACATTTTACAAAGCCATACTTTATCATACTAAGTATGAagcccatttccaccacataagggggaaaaaaaaatcatgctttggtaaattcTAATTAAAATTAAGACGTGATTaaagagttgttttttttactgtcataaatgtgacaaaaacatttattatgaaaaagacaaaattgacatactaagtcataattatgacttactatcaattgaaattatgacagttTGTCAACATTTGTGACACTGGACCACAAaacagtcataagtcgcacgggtatatttgaaGCAATAGCCAATAATACATTGTATTGTATTGGtaaaaattatcaatttttcttttatgccaaaaatcattaggatattaagtaaagatctcgttccatgaagatattttgtaaatttcctaccgtaaatatatcaaatatttatttttgtgagtggatatgcattgctaaggacttcatttggacaactttaaaggtgattttctcaatattttgattttttttttttttttttttgcaccctcagattcctatcctaacaaaccatacatcaatggaaagcttatttattcagctttcagatgatgtataaacctcaatttcaaaaaattgacccttatgactggttttgtagtccagggtcacatttagaCTTCTATGACTTCCCAAGTCATAGAATGTCATAAATTCGACTATTTATGTactaaatattactttttaagtcataattatgatttacaaaagcatTACTTTTCCTTATGTGGTGGAAATTAAATTCCACATTATACAGGGGATTGTTTGACATTCGCAATGCATGCCAGGGTTGCTCGAGTGCTTCTTCTGCCGCTGTggaacaaaaacatacaaccaGCCTACCTACCCAAGCATACGTACACCTCGGTAttatcaaaatatgaggaactAAACGGCGCTTTGCAACGTGAATGAATCGTTTCCCGttgaatataaataattttgctCGGTAACCTTCATTtgcaaactgtaaaataaaaactcGAAGGCTTTACAAGGCGTCGGCATCGAGCTGTAGATGTTTCGGCTACATGCGAACAAAACACACGCCGCTGAAAGCACCATTACGTCGATACTATGGCAACTAAAGCGATGCGTTAAGAAGGAGCACAGCCAAACAACAGTACAGAGTATGCACTAGTCAAAATGGCTGATCACTGGTGGTAGGATAGTGTTGCTGGAACAAACATAGTTGAAGGTGCTAAAGACAAAATACAACTAAAACACAGCGGGCGTGGACAGCATTGGAAGCAccgataaaatgtttaataaaaggTGTTTTATGTTACTGTAAAGAAACGAAACGAAGCCGGTCTACACAGGGTGAAGTACACACGATGTAAATGtgcataaatatacattatatagtACTGGCACCTTTCACAAATGTTTCGCTTACCTTGATACTTGGTGTCGATCTCTCGTAACAATGAAACATTCCTCTGTATATCCAAAGGCAGCGATTCGACACATTCCAAATAATCCTCCACGTAGTTGACAAGCTGCGATTTTTCCACGTTTGGATAATGCCCTAACATGATGATAGTAATGCATCAAGCAGCTATGCGCCTTTTCGAGAAGAACTGCGGCTTAAAAATAGGTGCTTTTCACACATAGGttcctttaaaaatgtattagttggCAACCTTGTATAGAGAGCCACTCTTTCCGGACAAATTCAGTCCAGTCTTCTCTGGCTACGAGAACTCCTTCAAACAAAACTATCAGATGTGCGCATGCGTAGGATCAACCCATAAAATGCCGCGGTTTGCATTTTCAGACGGTTTAGCAAATGAGAGGTGGCGTTGCTGAGATATGGGCGGATCGCAGGATCAGCTGGGCGCGTCCAGACGACAGTTCATATGGAAGGGGAGGTTCGATTCATTAAAGCGAGATGGATCCATACGAGCACAGCGTTAAATGCTACGGCAGCACCGGGTTAGCAAAGTATTGTTGATAATGAGATGatgtaatgacaaaaaaacatcagTTGTAATAGTTGGGGCTAGGGGCGAAAATGCCATTGATAGTGACAAAAAATGACCCGAAATTCAAATTGCggagactattttttttttagtatccCATGAGTTCTGAAAAACTGACATCATAAACACAgacataaacaaaatataaatgagGTAATAAATTGTAAACTAAAGAGCTGTAAATTAAACATAGCAGACACCGCAGTCAGTAAGGCTATTCAAATAGTTAAACGTCTAAAATGTGCCTAATGAATTCctctttttaaatttcatttgtttatgtttCCTAACATTTTATTGTAGGCCTAGTTATACaagtatagtataatataagTTACAcattatcaaataaaatatgatgCTTGTGTAATTTGGTAGGTAACAGCccaattataatttatttaaaataaatcaattaacgTATTATGTCATTAATGACACGAAGTATTTTAATATGGTCAGAATAAAATGCCCTCttaagaaaatgacaaatattgtcATTTAATAGAAGTGAAATAATTCACTGGAGCAGAAACAACTTTTTCCatcatatttcaaaatttatccATCATAACAACTGCCAACATTTCACGTATTTGAGATTCAAGATTGACAGTCTGTTGACTGTAAAACATTTACGCACGCTG
This window encodes:
- the ing2 gene encoding inhibitor of growth protein 2, which codes for MLGHYPNVEKSQLVNYVEDYLECVESLPLDIQRNVSLLREIDTKYQEVLKEVDEIYDKYKKETDSGQRKRLQIQLQRALISSQELGDEKIHVVTQMMEVVENRSRQIEAHSPCFLEPGDTERPAEKVRHDPASTSTNVMPERSSARRPRRQRNSESRDTCANGALEDLGEEPPQQPREKKSKSAKKKKRSKAKQEREASPVEFTIDPNEPTYCLCEQVSYGEMIGCDNEQCPIEWFHFSCVGLTYKPKGKWYCPKCRGDSEKTMEKSADRAKKDRRSR